A region of Lycium barbarum isolate Lr01 chromosome 1, ASM1917538v2, whole genome shotgun sequence DNA encodes the following proteins:
- the LOC132645384 gene encoding protein Brevis radix-like 2, whose amino-acid sequence MLTCIACSKQLNTGSLRQPEEDDTAATPSTKQAIKALTAQIKDMAIKASGAYKNCKPCSGGSNHNNQKPSYADSETGSVSERFHYSYKRTGSSNSTPRKMKGRLKVLSSGESTPVSVSGRSESVVGMEDDDEIKEWVAQVEPGVLITFVSLPEGGNDLKRIRFSRELFNKWQAQRWWAENYDKVMELYNVRRFNRQAVPLPIPPKSEDENLKLEYAESSPVTPPLTKERLPSHFHRSTGAGQLSSGSLERDPSYYDAGGLTSTPKLSSISATKSERPSMDASAWTSSSREADRSGELSVSNASDVETEWVEEDEPGVYITIRALPGGTRELRRVRFSREKFGEMHARLWWEENRARIQEQYL is encoded by the exons ATGTTGACTTGTATAGCATGTTCAAAGCAGCTCAATACTGGATCTCTACGTCAACCCGAAGAAGATGATACAGCTGCAACACCCAGCACAAAGCAAGCCATTAAAGCCCTTACTGCTCAG ATCAAGGATATGGCCATTAAAGCATCAGGAGCATACAAGAACTGCAAACCATGTTCAGGTGGCTCAAATCACAACAACCAGAAACCTAGCTATGCTGATTCTGAAACTGGGTCTGTTTCCGAAAGATTTCATTACTCATATAAAAGGACTGGGAGTTCAAATTCAACACCAAGGAAAATGAAAGGGAGATTGAAAGTGTTGTCTAGTGGCGAAAGTACGCCGGTATCGGTTAGTGGCAGGAGTGAATCGGTTGTTGGTATGGAAGATGATGATGAGATTAAAGAATGGGTTGCTCAAGTGGAACCTGGTGTTTTAATTACGTTTGTTTCTTTACCTGAAGGTGGAAATGATCTGAAACGGATTAGATTCAG CCGTGAGCTGTTTAACAAGTGGCAAGCTCAACGTTGGTGGGCTGAGAATTATGACAAGGTCATGGAACTATACAATGTCCGTAGGTTCAATCGACAAGCAGTACCATTGCCAATCCCTCCAAAGTCTGAAGATGAG AACTTAAAGCTTGAATACGCTGAGAGTAGTCCTGTAACGCCTCCACTAACCAAAGAACGTCTCCCTAGTCACTTTCATCGTTCAACAGGGGCAGGCCAGTTGTCATCAGGCTCTCTTGAAAGAGATCCATCTTATTACGATGCAGGTGGTCTCACTTCGACCCCTAAGCTCTCCAGCATCAGTGCAACTAAAAGTGAGAGACCATCAATGGATGCTTCTGCATGGACTAGTTCTTCAAGGGAGGCTGATCGCTCAGGAGAACTGTCGGTTAGCAATGCCAGCGACGTTGAAACTGAATGGGTTGAAGAAGACGAGCCTGGAGTCTATATCACGATTCGAGCGTTGCCTGGTGGTACTCGAGAGCTTAGAAGAGTCCGGTTCAG